The window TGATGTACGACGACATTCTGAAAAGGGCAGGCCAGCTCTACCCCAAAATCAAACTGGAAGACATTGAGAATGACCAAGGTCTGACTCCCATCAAACTGGCTGCCAAAACTGGCAAGATTGGGGTATGTTGGGGTATATCAGACATATCGACTTACTACTGCAGCCAACTATCACCCTCTCCTTGATTGGATTCaagatatataataatatttaatgtAATGATAAATGTAACACATCCTTTCACATGGACATTCCTTGTAAAAATGAAtgtggtttgtgtttctgttgctgTATCCACATCATGGGTGCTCTAAGACTAAGTGAAGGTTGTTGTTGACTGAGTGCCTTTGTTGCGCCTGTTGTCACCGCTCCTGACAGCTGTTCAAACACATGGTGAGACGAGAGTTCCTGGATGAGGAGAGCATCCACCTGTCGAGAAAGTTCACAGAGTGGGTGTATGGCCCTGTCTACTCCTCCCTCTACGACCTGGCCTCTCTGGACTCCTACGAGAAGAACTCCGTGTTAGAGATCATTGTCTACGGCTGCGAGAACCCTGTGAGAGCACATGTACAGTTTATCCTGAGTCAGAGGCCGAGTCATGTTGGCAGCTTTATCTGACATCATGAAGCAGCTGTAGTCTAGAccagtggtccccaaccaccggtccgtgaggcatttcctaccgggccgcaaagaaagaataaataatttatataatttccgttgtattaattattagagtctgaaaggtgttttattttgaaaaaacaacCGGATTTTCCCCGAtgtaacattcgcctgtgcctcttgacaAGTCAAGACCCTTTTCTCGGTCACGAGATATGTTACTCAAAAAACAAGCAcgcaaactagcgaaaatgagtAAGAAAACAAACGTTCTTAgaggcatgcaactgaagagacgtgtgcacaatccacagactccacagcaacgcgaaatcaacttcagactgatcaaaatcatgtcaaagcagaaagcaaGCACCTGTGgattaaacgcagacctaacttcaccagtgcatTGGTGGAGGTAGGCTACGGTTGCAGAATGTGTCCATAATGCTTATTTATTGATTCACttatatttgcagtgttcgtgtagtgcttttttagaacattacgatgcctcttagaagcatacatttaaatgtgaaacgtaattgttaatgattaaaatattctcatattttttatttttataattatttaaatcggaggatgtctgtagaattgacgtgAGCGCAATCCccaacggtttctcacaaattaagcccttaaaaacaatctggctgattcaccactgtccaagttaaaaacaaagcccagatgagaaaaactttcatgaatgccagaattgtccctgcagttacttttatacacggaagcataggtgcaactcgcgttcaaatgataactctccgttttattggtggatcagaaattaaactgtgtatttgatttgtttgtgtcagtccagccctttgcatttcgccactgagggagcaaCCAGTGACAACCAAACACgatcacacaatcataatatgataataattaaggtcaagcagatgggtccccctttATATGCcatggttctgcttaaggttccttcctgattaacagggagttttcctTGCCTCTgttgcttgctctaagggggtccaggcactgtttataaacaaaattgaattttattgaattgaatatgttTTATTTCAGAACCGCCATGATATGCTTCAAATAGAGCCTCTACACAGTCTATTGGAGGAGAAATGGCATATTTTTGCCCGGCGAATATTTTGGTTCAACTTCATCGTCTATGTTGTATACCTGGGGATATTCACTTCCGTGGCTTTTTtcagaaaagagggagaggtaggaTTTCAACATCTGCAACCCTATAGAAAAATATAATCTCACAATATATTCAGGTACACTCTTCCACTGTTCCATTTCAACAGATCCTTCCAATTTAATTTTTAGCCACCGTTTCCCGTTCAACATGTGCCATCTGACTATTTTCGTCTCGCTGGACAAATAATCAGCCTCCTTGGTGCCATTTACTTTTTCTTCAAAGGGGTAGGTGAACACTATAGGCCTGCCACATTTAAAACCGCATGAAAGGATCTAATCTGTATTCATGGCATGAAGATGAATGAAAACATGCCAATGGGTTAACTGTGAAAATTATTTTTCTCTGCTAGATATCAGACTTCAGGAGAAAGAGGCCAAAGCTACAAACATTACTGGTGGACGGCTACAGTGAATTTCTTTTGTATGTTCCCAATCATCTGCATAAAGCAGCAGCtgcaaagtaaaaaaatatgGCCTCTGAGCCTTGTCATGCTGGAACCTCAATCCCCAAACTGCATGAGACATGTGCTtctgtgctcctctctctctctctgcagtttaCTGCAGGCAGCGCTCCTGCTGTTCTCAGCAGTGCTGTACACCAGCGGGCGAAGGGAGTATGTGGGCTTCCTGGTGCTCTCCCTGGCTCTCAGCTGGATCAACCTCCTCTACTTCTTCAGGGGCTCCAAGCACATGGGCATCTACGGCGTTATGATACAGAGGGTAGGCTGGGTGTATTTCAGACTCAGACATACATGCAAGTTGTTCGTGTTGGTTGATTGTGTACTGCTTTtgttcccttttctttttttagatgATCATCAGTGATATTTCACGCTTTCTTTTTGTTTACATCGTCTTCCTTTTAGGATTTTCAGCAGGTACCCCCTCTTGCTTATGCTTAAATATGGTGGCCTGCCTTGTACATGTTTAGTATCTTTATACACTAGGTAATAGCTATGCATTCACAATAAAAATGATTATGTTAACAGCTTATAAAATAGAGATGGAATTACCCGCAACTGCAGTTTATCAGAAAGCCCCTCTTCATCTGCTCTCCTCACGCTTTAGCTGTTGTGACTCTCATTGAGGAACCCCCCCCACTCATCAAGCGCCTGGAGAACAGCACTGCTGCTCCAGAGACAGTGCTGGGTGGAGGCCATGCGGGCCTGTGCAGCCGCAGACACTCTTTCAACAACATCTACTTCACCACCCTGGAGCTCTTCAAGTTCACCATCGGCATGGGCGACCTGGAGTTCACCGAGCAGTACCAGTACAAGGAGGTGTTCTTCATCCTGCTCATCTCGTACATCGTGCTCACCTACATCCTCCTGCTCAACATGCTCATCGCCCTCATGAGTGAGACTGTGGAGAGGATATCCAGAGACAGCAAGAGCATCTGGAAACTGCAGGTATGCGGTCTTGCATTCTAGAATCCTGCTGAAACTCAGTCATAGTTCATAGTTTAGTCATCATTGTCTTGTATACAGATTTGATAcgtctgtgttttattttcaactTTGTTTTGCATTACTATCAACATGCCTAAAAAAGTTTTTGACCCTTAACAAAAGTTTGCTGGACAGGGATACAGCTTAGAATTTGTTAGTTCAGCAGAATATTAGTGACCAGAAATAATTTAACTTTTCACTTCTATGGTATAGATATAGAACTACTCTCTAAAAAAAGATTCTTGTCTTCTGTCAAACTCATTTTGTGTACCAAAGAAATACAGGGTCTTTTGACAGTAAATGAGAAGATAATGGACTTTCAGGTGAAGATAAAAGAGCTCAAGATAATAAATAGCCCTGTAGCATGGTAATTCTGCCATCATGGTGACCATGACAATGAGATATGTGAGGCAGTCTTCTCCAGTGAAGTGAAACAGTGGGTTGCCATGCACAGAGAGCCCTGACCATCCTGGACCTGGAGCGGAGCCTACCTCACTGGCTCAGGAAGAACCTGCGCTCTGGGGTGGTGAAGGAGCTGGGGGACAAACCAGGCGAGGACACCCGCCGCTGTTTCAGGTGGGTCAAGGGTATCATCATATTCATTCCGCAGTATCTTCAGCACGCGGACAAGCTTCATAATGTATGACCAAACAACCTTCTTCCCATCAATATATTCAAAAGGGAATTTTATTCTTCATGCATTACGTCATATAGTGTAGGTTATTTCGTTCTTCATGTACTGGATTCAGAAGCTGTGTGCATGAAGTTGCGTTAGTGTGAAAGGAAAATgatagtttgtgtgtttagtttggaGGAGGTGAACTGGAGCAAGTGGCACACGGACCTGGGCATTATCACTAAAGACCCAGGGAGCTGTGACATCAAGCCCTACAACAGGTCACGCAGAGGTAGGCTACTCTATACAACTTGATGTGACGTGTAATATGATTGAGAGGTAAAAACAATGATCTAGTCTAAGTATTTATGACAATATCAGCTTTTTCCCTAAGTGTACCAAGTGAATGGGAataatgactgtgtgtttgcagagagCTTTGTACGAGTCGTGTCTACTCTAAGAAGGAATGAGATTGTGAAAGGCCTGACGCATGCAGATGACAAGAGCTCCTGAGGTCACTCCATACAGCAGACGGCAGCTGAGCAGTCTGTAGCGGATCAGCCAGACctgatctggagtcagctgCAATTAAGTCACAATCTGTGACCACTTCAGTGACCTACATGTAGACATCCAGACACATTAGTGAATTGCTGCTCAATTTATCattaagagaaaataaaagtagCTGCAACCATGTCCATTCCTTTATGTCAACACTCCAAGGAGTGGAGGATAAAAAGCACGTCTGACACGGTCAGGTTTTGCAAATGCAAGTCAAACTTTATTTTGGTTTGAGGGGAATGTTTGTGCAACATTTTTGTTCCTGAAAGTAATGGGCTTATTTGGAATGACACTTCAATGGAGAACAGGTGGACCTTACTGCCATGACACTCGGTTCTTTGGTGGaacaacatgacacacacaaagaaatataACTTCCAACTTTTCAGAACTGCTCAGAGGAAGACAGTAgccgtctttttttttattttaatctcaAAATGTGGTTCAGAGAAGGAGGGTGGGTAACAACATGTGCTCTTAAGACTTTAAGAACCTGCTCACATTCCTAAGACACAGAAGGGTTTGCAGTGTGGACTTCAAAACCGCTTTGGTTGGtaattcagcagcagcagcaacagccagTCTCAACAGAGTTTGTGCCTTTAGCATGTAAGGGCTTCCTTTCCAAACAGTATCAGTAGTCAAGTAGCTTGGTCAACCTCCCAAACCCCAACCCCtctccttaccccccccccccccccccccacccacttaATAAACAGTGCAGTGTCTTGAGTCCCACATACACCCCTGCTAGGATACAGTTTTTCACCCCCACACAAACCCACCTCAGTATCACGCTCACTCTCCACTCACCCCAGAGGAGGCACTTCACATTGAGAACAGAAACGAAGTAAAAGTTCAACCTGACTAGTAGAGTTTTGTACCCTTGAGCTGGAAACACGACATGATTGCCGGGACCGAACAAATTTGCATcggagttgttttttttcctccctctttcccactCAGAACGTGTGGAGATTAACTGAGATCAAGCTAACAAGCAAGTTTAAATAAGTTAATATGTCTGCAACAACAAAGCTGATCCATTCACACATTGCTTttgcaaagaaagaaaaaaatggcatTCAACATAAATTACAGCTTACTTCTAATCTTTACAGCATTACAAACACTCCCACGTTTTTTTCTTGTAATCTAGAATACAATAGCAGCTTCGTGAGACCAACACATCGGTGAGAAAGTTGAAGAGATAAACTAAGTCCATTGTTCCCAGTCAGTTTGGGTCTGAAGGGTTAGGTCTGCATCTGAGACTGTGATGGTAGCAGAACCCTTTTATTTGTGTTCAGAACTGAAGACATGTATGTTctgattgttttgtttgcttctgGCGTGTAGTATGCAcgccaccagcacacacactcacacacacacacacacacacacacacacacacacacacacacacacacacacacacacacacacacacacacacacacacacacacactgaggggcaAGTAGAACTTCAGATTTTTCACTTCAGCAGCAAAGACAACTAATGAAAGGTGAACATTATTCAAGACGCGGCCTGATGATGCGTACACACTACTACCTGTTACAGCCCAGTGCTGGAACCTGAACATGTTcaagtttttccccccttcaaCCATTTCAAatcaacatttctttcacatgaaATTAATTTTAGTATACTTGCTAATGTCATAATTAATTTAAACTTCTACACCACACTCAAGTCAACAGACTAAATATTTAAGGCTTACACAAGGGGCAATCAGGGAACCAGACCAGAAGTCTCCAAagaacccccccacacacacacaccacacacacacacacacacaggcggttTCTCTGCcagttaaaacaaacaaacaaaaaagaaagacagaaaaagattaTGCTTCACTGGGACTTAAGTTGTCCTTCctcttaaaagaaaagaaaagaaactaaaATGGCTAACTGAGGCTGACTAAGAGGGCAGGAGGCACAGGCAGACCTGAGAACATTGATGGCGAGGCCATAACATAAACACTGACAAGCAGGAGATTCACGAACCACACAACCAGGAAGGGACACAGATGTCAACACTTGCCTTTTAGAGCACAGAGACAGTCCCAGCTTTCACAGGGATCCCCTATACAGTGATGTTCATGTTTATGGaggaccaggagagagagagaggacgcgGGTCACTTCTCCTGTTCACAGGCCTGGGCTGTTATCACAAAGCCAGCCACTTCAGTGGGTGACCCTTGTTGCCATAGGTAACACCATTTGGGTCTTGGTTTACCAGAGCAGCAGAAGTACTATTCAGCTCCCACACCAGTGTGCAGCACATGCATCACGTGGTGGAGGACAGCCACAGTAGTAGGGCAGTGGAGACAGTGTGTAGGACCGGCCTTTCCAGCGGTCACACAGTCCCTTGGAtcttgtgagtgtttgttgtgGTTATTGCggccaaaagtgactgaatttgcttCAGGCAATCTCTAAAATTGTGGTTGGCATTGCGGTGATTTtcagttaaataaaatcaattgCCAATGatgcagaaattccatgactGCATTTTCTTGCAAAGAAAATTGATCCCagaatcctggagggactgattaCAATGCAGTATAAGCTGCATCTGCAAGTGATCCATTTGGTCATTCCCACCATTCATTATTACTACAAACTAGGATAAGTACTTAAAACATAAcattaaaccttttttttttccttttgttgccAATATTTGTAATACATATCGGGATGTGATGGCCTGATTCTCTCAGGAATTCAAGTAGTGATTACTACATTAACAAACAACATGACAATAGATTAGACGACATGGCACGAGTTCCAATGGAATTCCTACATGGAGGAACTCAACATATTCCTGGTCAACATATTCAAGACACACTGTTTGACAGTGAGACCAACGCTCTGTAAAATGCTTCTGTAGAACTCTTAAAAACAGCCTTTCCAAAACTTTAACCTGAATGTATATACAACAGTCTCAAAAATCAACAGTCGCATCTTCTATGTGCATATGCCAACACTTGTTCCTTGTTCCTTAGTGTCTCTCCTCCTTCAGTGACAATAATAATAGCAAGCGATAAGTAAACATCAAAAGGAGAACACTGATTATGTTCAACCTGGTTGCTTGAGTGCACAATTCCATGGCATCTCTAAAAAGATCTTAATAGACCTATTGGGCTAACAAACAAATGTTCTAGATTATAGAAATGTCTTCCTCACAGTGTCCTATATCTATTTAGCTCTCCAAGGAGACATTGAAGGAGAATAGAAGATAATGAACTTGGATGCGTTTATGTGATGGCAAGACATTCCCTACATGTAAACACTACAATCTGAGCAGCACTTTGTTTACCGACAACAAACTGAGCTCAATTTATTTTAGGGCCAGGTGCTACGGGCAGACATAAGATGAAGCCACAGGTTTTTTTTCATTATCTAACTGAAAAGTAATCTATAGGAGAGTGTTACAAGCCTTTATCCAGCCgggacacagagaaacaggaaaGGCTGGGGAGTTAATGACCTTCACATACACCAACACTCCAATAAGAGCACTATTCATTATCTAAAAAACACTTTAAGCTGGTTTCTCAGACAGGGATTAACCCTGGCCCTGGATGCATTGGTGTTCTCACTAGACaaaaaaacgagaaaaaaaaaaaaaatgtatttttaattattattattattctgaatGTAGTTTTGTCAAGGACTAGTTTTAACCCTTGCCTGGGAAACCGGAGCTCTGTGGATTATTCGTGAGACTGGGCGATAAGCGTTTTATGAATTGCCGTCACACTTAATGACTGCCTTGTCAAGCCTCATCTATACCCTGGGTGGTGGTGAATGGGAACATTTCTACTGTCACCTGAATCAGGGGCCCTAGCGTTTGTCATGACGGGGAGCCTGGGCATCTTACCCATCATGCCCAGGTTGGTTTGCTCCCGGAAGCTTGCGAAATCGCCGGCCATGTAGTCCACGTTCGGCATCAGGCCCGGGTGGCCGTTGGCGGCGCCGACAGCTCCAGTCCTGTAGTGAGTCCCCTGGGTGCAGTCAACGGAGGTGCTGCCCCCCGGCAGACCCCCGTGGAAGTTTATGGCCAGGTCCTGGGAACCAGAGCTGTCGCTATTCGGGGTGGGCAAGATGCTGCTCCAAggcggctgctgctgcacaTAGTGCCCGTTATTGTAGTTCATCCCAGGGCCCCCCACCATGCCGCTCACCGGAGGCGACGGGGTGGGCTTGTCTAGTGGGGCTTTGAGACCGTAGGGCTGCTGGCCCATGCACGCCTCCTGGGAGTAGGGCAGGCCCTTGGTGGGGAAGCCAGAGCCCCCCGGGTCCTCCCGGGCCACGCTCTTGCAGGGTGGCGGCCCGTCGGGCATGTGCGACATGTGGCTGAGAGGCTGCGACGGCTGCTGCTTCCAGTGGGCCTGTGGCTGCTGAGGTAAGTGGGGCTGCGGCTGTTTGAGATGGTTCTGATAGAGGGGCAGCCTACTCAGGACAGCCATAGTGGTGGGCTGGATGGCACTGGCATGGGAGACATTGGGGTTGAGGGCACAGGAGGAGGGGACAGGCTGGAGGCCGAGGCGAgggtgatggtgttggtgttggtgagggtgttggtgttggtgagggtgagggtgtgggtgcatgtgagggtgcgggtgagggtgagggtgcggGTACGGGCCGCAGGCACGGGAGCTGGCGTTGATGAGCAGGTTGCGGCTGATGGGGCTGGGGTTGGCGATCTGGCCCTCGCAGACCGACGTGCCAGCAGCTCCGGCCCGGGCCTGACAGAACTGGTTGATCTGGTTCACAATGCTGCTGAGGTCGCTGGGCCGGTTGTGGTGCAGGCTAGCCGCCATGGACAGCGGGATGGTTGAGGTAGACACGGTCACATTGGGAGGGGCATCACCGTCGGGCAGCTTGCGAGGGGTGCTGTGCATTCCCGGGACCAGCACCATGCCAGATGGGGCTGGGGAACCAGCTCCAGCCGTAGTGGAGGCCTGAGGGGGGAGAGTCTGGGGCTGAGAGaggccctgggcctgggcctgagcctgagcctgagcctgagcctgagcctgagcctggaTACTGTGTGGGGGCAGCATGGGGGCCCTGGGAGCCATCTCTGCCAGGAGTCTTAAGCCCTGAGAGGCcatctgctgcttctgctgctgctgcagtaagCTCTGTGGGTGGCTCAGaccaggctgctgctgctgctgctgctgctgctgctgctgctgctgctgctgctgctgctggagagtcTGCTGGAGAGCCTGCTGACGGCTCAGGCCAGGCTGAGGCCGTAAACTGGGTGGATGAGGAAGGCCGTGGTGCTGGATGGTCTGTGGGCGTGCCATgccctgttgctgctgcagcggttgctgctgctgctgctgctggaggtgggaggGGAGGCCCTGCTTGTGGGCCCcagctgggggctgggggagagCCAGCAGGTGGGCCACAGTCTGCTGAGGCGGTAAAGTGCTCTGGGCCGCGTAGGGCCCGCTGTGGGGGTTCATGATGGGCTTGGGCAGGAAGCGGGTGCAACTGGCGTCCAGGCCCTTCAAGACGCTTTTGACTGGCACCTTCACAACGGCAAGAAGGCCTGAGCGGGAGGACTCCTGAGAAGGGTAGGGGCTGTAGCGGTGACTGGAGGTGTCCAGGCCGTTGACTGTGCGACGGATGTGTTTCCTCTGAGGTACTTTGACACTGTTGGGGAAGATCTTGATGGTCAGCGGGTTGCTGGCAATTTTCTTAGCAAAGGCATCCAATTCCGCTGGGGATGGATAATGTGCGGATCTCATCTTCTGTGTGGTGTCCCCTGGGGTGAGGCGCAGAGGGAAAAGAAATTAGGAGAAAGTGGGACATTTCCATCAAGGCAATGACTTGGCACAAGACAGAAACCACTGATGGGTTACATGATTATATAACAAAAAAAGTaaggcctttaaaaaaaaatacataaccTACATGTTTCATGCAACTTGGTATGACAATTGGTCCCTCTATATACCATCATCTATTGTACAACTATTACGCAATACATACAACACAGTATATCGCCAAATTTGTGACAATGGAAAATAAGCTTTGCATCACAAACAAAAGATAACAGTACTTGTTATTTGACTTGAATTCTGTGATGCTATGATTATATCACATTACATTCACAATCATAAGCTACATACAACTGTAGGATAGGCAAAAAAAATTCATGAAAAACACTAGAATAAGCTTTTCATCCCAATCTCTGGTGCAACAGAAACCATTCCACGCCGGAGTAATTCTCCCTCCCTACATCACCCTGTccttcaccaaacacacacagccatttccCCTGATGTGCCCACAAACAGCAGCAAATAAAGAGCAGACAAATATTGAGCAGACAAATGGAAGGTGTACTTACATTTCTGAAGTCCAGTGTTCATCTGCAAGTGAGAACGAAGCTGGAATGTGGGGTTGGATACTGGCAAACAAGCCAGCATGTCACACAGGCACTAATACAACATGGGCTACCCTCCGTCACACTGCAAAAGAAAAAGGATCAGTGGCATGGCTCAGCAGGGCACCAGCTAGGATTTTACACAGTACATTCCAAATGTGATATATTCACCTCATAGACATCGATACAGGAACAAGAAACCGGCGAGAGCTTATATTGAATGTGCTGTACCCTACTTACTGAGACTGCTTAAAAACACTATGCTTCTTCTGTGAGGCGATTAGTCGCTAACAGAATGATAAAGCATCTCTTTTACAAACtagtcttaaacacacacacacacgttcgaTGAACACAGCATCCAGTTATAGTATAATgaaacaaatgcaacacaagagcATTGCATTTCAGAATACAGCAATGGGTCCACCATAGGAGAATAAGAGCAAAAATTGCAGTCTAGACATTAATGACATTTACCACAATTCACCACAGAGCTATTCCTTTTCCATCACATCTTGGTTCTTGTACCACCGCCTCGTACATTACACACAACGACGAACTGCTTCTGTAATAGCTTCTCTGCAGAGTCGCTCCATTTAAATATCAAGCATTCATCCATGACCTTTTTAAATCGCTCTCTAAAACAGCTGGCGTTTGAGCCCACAGCGCACACCCTGCAGTTTGAGTGCCATGAACGAAGTGGAAGCGAATGCTTCAGTCAGCCTGGCAGGTGCCCAGGGCACGGCAGGAGATGCCACTGCATGACCCGGGCCTACAGGCGCTCCAGCTGACTGCTCCAATTTGATGGATTGGCAGTTGCGGCGAAATCGGCAAAAAGTGAATTATTAGCGTGGATAGTTCAAGTTGAACGCACAGAGAGGCAGCGCAGTGGTTAATTCCAACATGATTATTGGAACAAGTGGCAAGGAGAAATATTTGTTGTGTCCCGTCGCACTAACGTGAGCAGACGCTCCACAAAGTAAGTAGGTTCCACTGCATAAATGGTAattatctagctagctaccGTTTAACACGACGGAGAACGTGTACCTCCCATTAGGCCTAAAATATATATTCCAATTACCAGTGAAGTTAATCGAAGTGACTGGCTGTAAGACTGACACTATTGCTGCGGAGCCCTGGCAACAGTGCTCTCGTAGCCCGCACCCCTTGGTGTCCAAGTGCATTGGTGGTACAGAGATTAGCATTGCTGCCTTCCAGGCAGATGACCCGTATTCAATTCCCGTCAATTATGGTCAGTAGCTTTAATCAATTTATGTCGTCACAAAGTTACTGAGTAAACATACGGCCAACACTGACTAAGCCGAGTCATGGAGGCGCGCCTAAGCGCCGCACTAGGATTCACCACAGCGGGAAAGGCAAACGTTCTTTTAACCTTCTCCAATGACGAACATCATGTTATCTAATGCTACAAAATGGGAATAATGCCTTGTTTTCATCTCTGTGGTATGCGAGTCAACCGGAAGACCATTCATTCCAATGAGAACCTCTGTGATCTCCGATGTGTTTACAAAACTCCTTCCTTTTTTCGGTGACGAATTTGCCTCGAGTACGTTAAAAACAAAATACCTTTGCGGTGGATTTTGCAGAGACAGTATGCACTGTGTGCCAGGAAGTTAATGGCATTGGAAAAACGAATAGGCTAACAGGCAATTTCCTTCAATTCAGCTGCTTGACAGTTAGTCAAATAGTAGATAATCAAGTCAGAAAGTGTAAttctataaataaaaactagttTAGCTAGTTAAACACATTGTGAATCTTTATTATTCTGCTTAAAATAGTTAGCCTATAGGCTACGTGGTGTAGACTGTGGTCTAGACCGAAGTTCTAAAAAGTGGAAGAGTTCATTAAGCATTCTGAAGAGAGAATTCGAGTAACAGGCAACCTTCTGCAAATAGCAATAGATATCAGTGGCTAATTGGCTTTCACTGGCGATATGAACAATGTGCTTCACCGAATATATAGAAATATCGACAATCTTTATCAGTTTGATGGCCTATAACAACTTTACCTCACTCCCATTCTACCGCTGTGATTCCCCTCAATGATATTACCGCTCACTTGACATAAGTAGGGGTTGCTTCACCGTTGCATCATTCCATGTTGACACCGACACAAGTGAGAGTTAAATgctattgtttattgttattgctATGTCTGCATTGGCAGCATCTTGGGAAATGTCGAAGGCACTCCTTTCGACGCCATCCCTAAAGAAATGCATTTCCTTGCGTTGAACACTAGAGGGTATATTGCGTATATTATACGGAGTTACGGACACCAAACTAAACTGGAAACGAGGCgtaaatcacacagacagaaatatacGGAAAATTCGTCCGTGACAACGGTAGATATATTATTGCGACAGAAAAACTGTTCAGGATCGATAATATTTCAAACCACTGGTACGGAATCTAATTCTGTAGCAATAGTGCACTAACTATAGTTCCGGTTCCGTAGCCGGTGCCGAAGTTAATAACCCCCTGTACTGAAAACTCCTAGTCACAATGAACGCACGAGTTGATTTAAATTGACTATAATGATGACCATCAACAA is drawn from Clupea harengus unplaced genomic scaffold, Ch_v2.0.2, whole genome shotgun sequence and contains these coding sequences:
- the LOC122131121 gene encoding LOW QUALITY PROTEIN: transient receptor potential cation channel subfamily V member 1-like (The sequence of the model RefSeq protein was modified relative to this genomic sequence to represent the inferred CDS: inserted 1 base in 1 codon), which produces MSEMSEITKCPCFPVNRFLSDTKIPKQDVSYRVFTIQPLFDAAAAGNVYKLKGLLKYLQHTSKHLTDWDLRDPTNGKTVLLKALLNLRNGQNDIIEXLLDIAEATGDLYALVNAAYTDSFYKGQSALHIAIERRSLHFVKLLVQKGANVQAKACGKFFQFKTRPGFYFGELPLSLAACTNQLNIVKFLLKNPYQRVDITDKDSHGNTVLHALVTIADNSPENTEFVTVMYDDILKRAGQLYPKIKLEDIENDQGLTPIKLAAKTGKIGLFKHMVRREFLDEESIHLSRKFTEWVYGPVYSSLYDLASLDSYEKNSVLEIIVYGCENPNRHDMLQIEPLHSLLEEKWHIFARRIFWFNFIVYVVYLGIFTSVAFFRKEGEPPFPVQHVPSDYFRLAGQIISLLGAIYFFFKGISDFRRKRPKLQTLLVDGYSEFLFLLQAALLLFSAVLYTSGRREYVGFLVLSLALSWINLLYFFRGSKHMGIYGVMIQRMIISDISRFLFVYIVFLLGFSAAVVTLIEEPPPLIKRLENSTAAPETVLGGGHAGLCSRRHSFNNIYFTTLELFKFTIGMGDLEFTEQYQYKEVFFILLISYIVLTYILLLNMLIALMSETVERISRDSKSIWKLQRALTILDLERSLPHWLRKNLRSGVVKELGDKPGEDTRRCFSLEEVNWSKWHTDLGIITKDPGSCDIKPYNRSRRESFVRVVSTLRRNEIVKGLTHADDKSS
- the LOC122131122 gene encoding protein FAM222B-like, with protein sequence MLACLPVSNPTFQLRSHLQMNTGLQKWDTTQKMRSAHYPSPAELDAFAKKIASNPLTIKIFPNSVKVPQRKHIRRTVNGLDTSSHRYSPYPSQESSRSGLLAVVKVPVKSVLKGLDASCTRFLPKPIMNPHSGPYAAQSTLPPQQTVAHLLALPQPPAGAHKQGLPSHLQQQQQQQPLQQQQGMARPQTIQHHGLPHPPSLRPQPGLSRQQALQQTLQQQQQQQQQQQQQQQQQQPGLSHPQSLLQQQQKQQMASQGLRLLAEMAPRAPMLPPHSIQAQAQAQAQAQAQAQAQGLSQPQTLPPQASTTAGAGSPAPSGMVLVPGMHSTPRKLPDGDAPPNVTVSTSTIPLSMAASLHHNRPSDLSSIVNQINQFCQARAGAAGTSVCEGQIANPSPISRNLLINASSRACGPYPHPHPHPHPHMHPHPHPHQHQHPHQHQHHHPRLGLQPVPSSCALNPNVSHASAIQPTTMAVLSRLPLYQNHLKQPQPHLPQQPQAHWKQQPSQPLSHMSHMPDGPPPCKSVAREDPGGSGFPTKGLPYSQEACMGQQPYGLKAPLDKPTPSPPVSGMVGGPGMNYNNGHYVQQQPPWSSILPTPNSDSSGSQDLAINFHGGLPGGSTSVDCTQGTHYRTGAVGAANGHPGLMPNVDYMAGDFASFREQTNLGMMGKMPRLPVMTNARAPDSGDSRNVPIHHHPGYR